GAGCCTTTTCTGGCATGGGCATTTTGCCTGCCGCACACAAAATGTATTGTATAACCAGCAATTACTGGGTGTTATCCGGGAAAATGCCCTCGGCAATTTTGGCGACCTGCTCAGCGCGGTGTCTAAAAGTCCCGCTATGCTGCAATTCCTCAACAACCAACAAAACCGCAAACAGCATCCCAACGAAAATTTTGCCCGCGAAGTGATGGAATTATTCACCATGGGCCGCGGCCATTATTCGGAAGAAGATGTAAAAGAAGCAGCACGCGCCTTTACCGGCTGGGGATTCGACCAGTCAGGCAATTTTTTATTCCGCCCGAAACAACATGATGAAGGAGAAAAAAATCTGTTAGGGAAACGCGGAAATTTTAATGGAGATGATGTACTGAAAATTTTGTTGGAGCAACGGGCAACCGCAAAATTCATCACCACAAAAATCTATAAATATTTTATAGATGATACACCGGATGATGATCATATTACAACACTGGCAGATAAATTTTATCATTCCGGATACGATATTGGTGCGTTGATGCACGGGATTTTTATGTCCGACTGGTTTTACGATAATAAATACATCGGCAACCGGATCAAGTCGCCGGTAGAGTTGCTGGTGGGCATCCGCAGAACTGTACCGATGGATTTTGAGCAGGAGGAAGTGTCGTTATTGTTTCAGCGTATATTGGGACAACTGCTTTTTTATCCGCCCAATGTAGCCGGATGGCCGGGAGGTCGCAGCTGGATAGACAGTTCCAGCCTGATGTTCCGCCTGCGCATACCGCAGGTGATCCTCTACTCACAGGTTATGGATGTCAGACCTAAAGAAATCATCCCTGAAATGGGCGAAGGCGGCAATTACAAAATGACCTTACAGATCAATAATTTTCTGAAAAAACAATATGCTAAAAAGATAAATGCCCGCATCAACTGGGCGCCTTATGTGCAGGGTTACGACAGCATCGGCCGGGAAAACCTGGCCGATGA
The Chitinophaga sp. MM2321 DNA segment above includes these coding regions:
- a CDS encoding DUF1800 domain-containing protein; the encoded protein is MPDAAEKLQLQHLAWRAGFGETLPVISGWEKKRRKEIVSKILTGPTGISIESVDVINVTDLPDYKRMKGMTAEERKNVRQMNNQGIKDLNVAWMNMMVKSEHPLREKMSLFWHGHFACRTQNVLYNQQLLGVIRENALGNFGDLLSAVSKSPAMLQFLNNQQNRKQHPNENFAREVMELFTMGRGHYSEEDVKEAARAFTGWGFDQSGNFLFRPKQHDEGEKNLLGKRGNFNGDDVLKILLEQRATAKFITTKIYKYFIDDTPDDDHITTLADKFYHSGYDIGALMHGIFMSDWFYDNKYIGNRIKSPVELLVGIRRTVPMDFEQEEVSLLFQRILGQLLFYPPNVAGWPGGRSWIDSSSLMFRLRIPQVILYSQVMDVRPKEIIPEMGEGGNYKMTLQINNFLKKQYAKKINARINWAPYVQGYDSIGRENLADEIAGVLLQHTNGITKGLLEKYADSSSRENFIKTVTIDVMSTPEYQLC